The stretch of DNA CCTCCCGTAGGAGTCTGGGCCGTGTCTCAGTCCCAGTGTGGCCGTCCACCCTCTCAGGCCGGCTACGCATCGTCGCCTTGGTGGGCCGTTACCCCGCCAACTAGCTAATGCGCCGCGGGCCCATCCGTAAGTGGCAGCCAAAGGCCGCCTTTCAACCGGAAGCCATGCGGCCCCCGGTGTTATCCGGTATTAGCCCCGGTTTCCCGGAGTTATCCCGGTCTTACGGGCAGGTTACCCACGTGTTACTCACCCGTCCGCCGCTGGGCTCTCGAAGGGCAAGCCCTCCTCAAGCCCCGCCCGACTTGCATGTATTAGGCACGCCGCCAGCGTTCGTCCTGAGCCAGGATCAAACTCTCCATCAAATAAATTTATGCTCATCCGAAACTCAAAGGCGCTTTGTCTTGTTCAGTTTTCAAGGTTCAATCGAAACGCGACTTTTACATTTTACCATCAGGAATTAATACGTGTCAACCGTTCTTTTCAACTTCCCTAATTCCTGACGGCGAATATTAATATATCAGCAAAACAACTAGTTGTCAACACCTAAAATCGGAGGCGCGGAAAAGAAGAAAAGCCCATTTTTCGCAGGGATTTTTCAATTTCTTCGGCCGCTTCCCCAAAAAAAATGAAAGTCCGGAGGCGCGCCGGTAAAAGAAAAATGCCCTATTCGACTGAAAAGCGGGAGAACTTTCCGCCGGATGCCCTTTACCCGTTTTTCCCGCCCTTCGGAAAGGGCGAAAGGCTTTTGAATCGGCGACGGACAGGCCATTTTTGCCAAGGAACCGAACATGCCCGCATTCATTTCCGTCAGGACCGCGGCCCGGGCAGACGCTGACTTGCCGAGGGCCAAGCCTGCGGAAAATTTTTTGAAGATAATTTTTTCCGGAAAACGGAGGCGATACGGCCGTCCGGCTCCGTCCCCGGATTTAAAAAACATCCTTCTTCAGCCTGTACAATGCCAATGGTACGCCGCCTTTTCCTTTCTTTTCGTCCACAATGAGCTCAATGTACTCCCGGTCCAATAAATACTCCAAAAGAATCAACAGATCGATGGAATAAATCTTTAATTCGGGATGTTCGAAAAGCTCCTGGACCGACCAGAACGCTTTCTGTTTCAATATGTCCGCGATATGGGCCGCTCCCAATTCCGTCTTCGAACGGATCATATATTCACTGGCCAAAAATAAAAGTTCCAGCCTTTTTTCAAGGGGTTCTTCGCTCCGGATAAACTCTTCATACAATTTGAAGATTTCGGGATCGATTTGCTTCATCTGATCCCAAACGGTCAGCTCGGGATGCATTCCTTTCTCGATGATCGACAATCTCGCCAAATGATGGAGGGCGCGAATGACATGATTGAATGCGTCAAGATGGTTCTTTTTTTGGTACAGCCGCTTTCCGTCCAAATACGAGCTGATCAATTTGCAAAACTCCAGACCGATGCGGATCTTCCGGTCGTTGAAGGGAAAATCTTGAAGCTCCTTAATTAAATGGTGGAAAAAATCGTTTCTTTCAAATAATATTTTTCCGCTGTAGATCCAATTGATGATTTTTTTGTTTTTGCCGAAGAACAGCCAGTCGCGGATCGTTTCCTTGTCTATCGTCATCAGCCCGATCTGGCGTCTGCCGTCGCTGAAATGGACGATATCCATTTCCTTTTCGCCCCGTTCCAC from Caldibacillus debilis DSM 16016 encodes:
- a CDS encoding nucleotidyltransferase-like protein; this encodes MEDLIRSIYWERASHPSTLGILLVEKGQFALTPYDVIQTVLLEIVERGEKEMDIVHFSDGRRQIGLMTIDKETIRDWLFFGKNKKIINWIYSGKILFERNDFFHHLIKELQDFPFNDRKIRIGLEFCKLISSYLDGKRLYQKKNHLDAFNHVIRALHHLARLSIIEKGMHPELTVWDQMKQIDPEIFKLYEEFIRSEEPLEKRLELLFLASEYMIRSKTELGAAHIADILKQKAFWSVQELFEHPELKIYSIDLLILLEYLLDREYIELIVDEKKGKGGVPLALYRLKKDVF